DNA sequence from the Candidatus Polarisedimenticolaceae bacterium genome:
GGCGACGAGGGTCTCGCGTTTGAGATCCTTCTGGTTCGCGAAAAGCAGCTGCTTGTACTCCCAGAACTTCCCCTGCTCCTGCGCCGCGATCGACGCGAGATGGGCGAGCGGGGCGTCCTTGTGGAACGCGAGCGGGTAGTGCTTGAACGCGCGGCGGACGAGCGGGCCGTAGACCTGCTCCACCTTCTCGAGGGTCGGGACGACCCGCGCGCAGAAGGGGCACTGGAAGTCCGAGACCTCGACGATCGTGACCGGGGCGGAGGGCGCTCCCTTGATCGGGGTACCCTCGAGCTTGATCGGATAAACCTTGTTGGGGTCGGGGCCGCGGGGAGCCTGGGGGGCGCGGGCCTGCGCGACCTTCTGCACCGCCTCCCCGAGCTTGGCGTCCATCGCGGTGATCCGGGACGCGGTCTCCGACTTCAGGGCCGCGAGATCCTGCTTCGCGGTCCAGGCGAAGTACAGGGCGACCGCAGCGAGGGCGACCGCGGCCCACGCGACGAGGGCCGAGAGGTTGAGGCTCCCCGGATCCGGCGCCGCGGTCTTCTTCGCCATCAGATCTCCAGCTTGCTCTGCAGGTCCTTGACGGCGCCCGCCGAGGTCTGCAGCGCCCTGCTCTCCTCCTCGGTGAGCTTGATCTCGAAGATCCGCTCGATCCCCTTCTCGCCGAGCATCACGGGGACGCCCACGAAGCAGCCGGTGATCCCGTATTGCCCCTCGAGGTAGGCGGCGCACGGGAGGATCTTCTTCTTGTCGCGCACGATCGACTCGACCATCTCGACCGACGACGCCGCGGGGGCGTAGTAGGCGGAACCGGTCTTGAGCAGCGCCACGATCTCGCCGCCGCCGCCGGCGGTCCGCTTGACGATCGCGTCGATGCGGTCCTGCGGGATCAGCTCGGTCAGCGGGATGCCGCCGACGAGGGTCAGGCGAGGCAGCGGCACCATCTGGTCGCCGTGACCGCCCAGGACGAGCGCCGTGATGCTCTCGACCGAGACGCCCAGCTCCATCGCGATGAACGCCTTGTAGCGGGCCGTGTCGAGGACGCCGGCCATGCCCATCACGCGCTCGGCGGGGAAACCGGTCACGACCTTCGCGACCCACGCCATCACGTCGAGCGGGTTCGAGACGATGATCACGATCGCGTTCGGGGAGGTGCGCTTCACCTCGCCGGCGACCTTCTTGACGATGTCCGCGTTGATCTTCTGGAGGTCGTCGCGGCTCATCCCGGGCTTGCGGGCGACGCCGGCGGTGATCACGACGACGTCGGAGTTCGCCGTGTCGTCGTAGCTGTTCGTCCCCTTGACGTTCGCGTCGAAGCCGAGGACCGGGGAGGACTCGAACAGGTCCAGGGCCTTCCCCTGCGGCGGACCCTCGAGGATGTCGAGCAGGACGACGTCGCCCAGCTCCTTCATCGCGCAGCCCATGGCGACGTGCTCGCCCACGAATCCCGCCCCGACGACCGTGATCTTCTTGCGCATGGGAGGTGCTCCTTGCCCGCTAAAAAGGGTTGAACGGTAGCACAAAAGGGGTCAGGCCCCTTTTCGCCGGGTGCGACTTTGTAAGTAAAAGGGGCCTGGCCCCTTTTTAGTAGTGGACGAGCGTGCCTTCGTACTTGGCGCGGCGGATCGCGATGCGCGAGAAGAGGAGCCCCGCGGGGACGAACAGCGCGGTCACCCCGGCGAGCCAGAGGAGGTCGCCGCCGAGCTCGTCGAACCCCTTCCCCTGGAGGAGTGACCCGCGGATCACGTTGAGGGCGCGGGCGATCGGGACGAACGCGGAGACCCCCTCGATCCAGTCCGGGAGCTGCTGCGACGGGAAGAAGACGTTCCCGAAGAACGCGGTCCCGGCGCTGAGCAGGAAGTTGATCGGATCGCCGCGCTTGAAATAGAGGATGAACGAGGCGGAAAGCAGGCCGATCCCCACCGACGAGAGCATCGTGAGGAGGAATCCCAGCACCAGGACGGGAAACGTCTCGAAGTGCAGCTTCACGCCGAAGACGAACACCGCGAAGACGAGGTAGAGGACGACCCGCAGACCGCTCCAGACGAAATCCCACACCGCCGACGAGAAGATCACGACCGAGGTCGGTGTCGGGGAAACGAGCATCGCCTCGATCGTCCCGAGGACCTGCTCGTTGCGGACCTTCGCGGAGAACGAATACAGGGCGGTCGAGAAATAGAGCTGGAAGGCCATCCCGATCACAAGCCACGGGAACGGCGAGACGCCGTTCAGCCCCTCGACCTGCGGGTTGATCATCTTCGCGGTGAAGTAGAGGACCGCGACCGAGAAGAACATCCCGCCCAGCTGCAGGACGAAGGCGAAGCGGTAGGAGACGTCCTCGAGGAAATCGCGACGCAGGAACGCCCACATCTTGATCAGCAGGCTCGTCACCGGATCCCTCCGGCCCCCTCCGCCTCGAGGATCCTCGAGAACGCCTGCTCGAGATCGGGCTCGTGGCGATCGCAACCGTGGAGCACGACCCCCGCGCCGAGCACCACGCGCAGGACGTCGTCGAGGCGGGCGTCGCCGTCGAGGGCGATCTCGACCCGGCGGTGGCCGTTGAGCTTCTCGTCGGAGATCACCCGGAACGGCCCCTTCAGGTCGGCAGGCCACACCTGGACCTCCAGGAGGTACCGGCGCTCCTGCACCCCCCAGCGGCGGACCTCGGCGACGGTGCCGACCTGCCGCACGAGCCCCTGCGCGACGATCGCGATGCGGTCGCACAACGCCTCGGCCTCGCGGAGGTTGTGCGTGGCGAGGAGAATCGTCTTGCCGTCGCGTTTGCGCAGCTCGGTGGCGATGAAGGCGCGCAGGTGCAGCGACGAGGCGGGGTCGAGCGAACGCGTGGGCTCGTCCATGAGGAGGATCGGGGGGTCGTGGAGGAGCGCACGCGCGATCGCCACGCGCTGCTTCATCCCGGAGGAATAGTCCGAGAAGCGCCGGTCGGCGGCCTCGACCATCTCGACCTTCTCGAGGAGGTGGTCGATCCGCGCGTCGATGTCGCGCCCCGGGACGTCGTACAGGCGCGCGAAGAACCGGAGGTTCTCGCGCCCGGACAGTCGCCAGTAGAACGAGCGCTCGTCGGTGTGCACGAGGCCGATCTTCGGCTTGACCTTGTTCTCCTCGGTGACGTCGTGGCCCGCGACGACCGCGCGGCCCTGGTCGGGGACGATCAGGCACGAGAGGATCTTGACGAGGGTCGTTTTCCCCGCTCCGTTCGGGCCGAGCAGTCCGAAGATCTCCCCCTCGCGCACGTGCAGGTCCACCCCGCGCAGCGCGTCGACCCACGTCGGCTTCCCGAAGGGATGACGGATCAGCTCGCCGAGCTGGCGGCGCTTGGCGAAACGTTTCCGGATCTGGAACGCCTCGATGGCGTAGTTCACGTCGGGGGTTTCTCCGGGAGTCGGGGATTATAGGGGGCAAGTCTGCATGCGTGGATGAAGACTTGACCCCTTATCCTGATCCGCATGCACGTCCTGATCGCCGGCGCCGGTTGGCTCGGTCGCGAGGTCGGGCGGGCGCTCGTCGCCCGCGGCGATCGCGTGACCGCCGTGAAGCGCAGCCCCGAAGGGCTCGACGTCCTGCGCGGGCTCGGGTTCGACGCGCTCGCGCTCGATCTCGCCGACCCCGCCGCGGTCGATTCGATCCCCGAGGACGTCACCGCGATCGTCGCCTGCCAGGCGGCGTCCGGCGAGGGTCCCGACGCCTACCGCCGGGCGTATGTCGACGTGAACGCGACCTTGCTCCTCGCCGGAAGGCGCCTTCCGCTGTCGGGATACGTCTACACCTCCTCCACGGGGGTCTTCGGGCAGGACGCGGGCGAGTCGGTGGACGAGGCGACGCAGGTGATGCCCGTCGGGCCGGGAGCCGAGGCGCTCGTCGAGGCGGAGCGGCTCGTGCGCGACGCCGCCGGGCGCCGGCTCCCCGTTCGCGTCGTGCGCTTGTCCGGGCTGTACGGGCCGGGGCGCGTCGGGATCCTCGACCGGGTGAAGGGTGGAGCGCTCGCGCTGGGTCCCGGCGACGATGCCTGGATGAACTTCTGCCACCTCGAGGACGCGACGGCGACGATCCTCGCCGCGCTCGAGCCGGGGCGGCCGGCCGGGGCGATCTACCACGCCTCGGATGCCTTCCCGACCCGCCGGAGGGACGTCGTCACGTGGATCGCCGAGCACCTGGGGATCGAGCCTCCCAGGCGCGAGGGGGCGCCGACGCTCCCCGGCGGGCGGCGCGGCGCGAATCGGAGGATCCTCGCGCACGGGACGCGGCGGGAGCTGGGGCTGGTGCTGAAGTACCCCTCGTTCCGCGAGGGACTGATCCCCCACCTCGAGGAGGCGATCTGAAAATAGGGACAGCAACCTATTTCGAGAATTGGGGACAGACACCGTATTTCCCCGATCCCGTAACAGGCGCCTTCGGGATCGGGGAAATACGGTGTCTGTCCCCAATTCTCGAAATAGGTTGCTGTCCCTATTTTCCCTACTTCACGGCCGCGAGGACGGGGTCGTAATCGGGCTCCTGGGAGATCTCGGGGACGAGCTGCGTGTAGACGACCTTGTCGTTTTCGTCCACGACGACGACCGCACGCGCCGTGATCCCCTCGAGCGGCCCCTCGGTGATCATCACGCCGTAGTCCTTCGCGAAGTTCTTCCCGCGCATCATCGAAAGCG
Encoded proteins:
- a CDS encoding thioredoxin domain-containing protein encodes the protein MAKKTAAPDPGSLNLSALVAWAAVALAAVALYFAWTAKQDLAALKSETASRITAMDAKLGEAVQKVAQARAPQAPRGPDPNKVYPIKLEGTPIKGAPSAPVTIVEVSDFQCPFCARVVPTLEKVEQVYGPLVRRAFKHYPLAFHKDAPLAHLASIAAQEQGKFWEYKQLLFANQKDLKRETLVAHARKLGLDMTKFEAGLVSMPAKQRIVAEMNEAEAIGVTGTPGFFVNGRFISGAQPFETFAKLINQELQKQGIPIPPGAQGS
- the mdh gene encoding malate dehydrogenase, producing the protein MRKKITVVGAGFVGEHVAMGCAMKELGDVVLLDILEGPPQGKALDLFESSPVLGFDANVKGTNSYDDTANSDVVVITAGVARKPGMSRDDLQKINADIVKKVAGEVKRTSPNAIVIIVSNPLDVMAWVAKVVTGFPAERVMGMAGVLDTARYKAFIAMELGVSVESITALVLGGHGDQMVPLPRLTLVGGIPLTELIPQDRIDAIVKRTAGGGGEIVALLKTGSAYYAPAASSVEMVESIVRDKKKILPCAAYLEGQYGITGCFVGVPVMLGEKGIERIFEIKLTEEESRALQTSAGAVKDLQSKLEI
- a CDS encoding ABC transporter permease; this translates as MTSLLIKMWAFLRRDFLEDVSYRFAFVLQLGGMFFSVAVLYFTAKMINPQVEGLNGVSPFPWLVIGMAFQLYFSTALYSFSAKVRNEQVLGTIEAMLVSPTPTSVVIFSSAVWDFVWSGLRVVLYLVFAVFVFGVKLHFETFPVLVLGFLLTMLSSVGIGLLSASFILYFKRGDPINFLLSAGTAFFGNVFFPSQQLPDWIEGVSAFVPIARALNVIRGSLLQGKGFDELGGDLLWLAGVTALFVPAGLLFSRIAIRRAKYEGTLVHY
- a CDS encoding ABC transporter ATP-binding protein, whose product is MNYAIEAFQIRKRFAKRRQLGELIRHPFGKPTWVDALRGVDLHVREGEIFGLLGPNGAGKTTLVKILSCLIVPDQGRAVVAGHDVTEENKVKPKIGLVHTDERSFYWRLSGRENLRFFARLYDVPGRDIDARIDHLLEKVEMVEAADRRFSDYSSGMKQRVAIARALLHDPPILLMDEPTRSLDPASSLHLRAFIATELRKRDGKTILLATHNLREAEALCDRIAIVAQGLVRQVGTVAEVRRWGVQERRYLLEVQVWPADLKGPFRVISDEKLNGHRRVEIALDGDARLDDVLRVVLGAGVVLHGCDRHEPDLEQAFSRILEAEGAGGIR
- a CDS encoding NAD-dependent epimerase/dehydratase family protein → MHVLIAGAGWLGREVGRALVARGDRVTAVKRSPEGLDVLRGLGFDALALDLADPAAVDSIPEDVTAIVACQAASGEGPDAYRRAYVDVNATLLLAGRRLPLSGYVYTSSTGVFGQDAGESVDEATQVMPVGPGAEALVEAERLVRDAAGRRLPVRVVRLSGLYGPGRVGILDRVKGGALALGPGDDAWMNFCHLEDATATILAALEPGRPAGAIYHASDAFPTRRRDVVTWIAEHLGIEPPRREGAPTLPGGRRGANRRILAHGTRRELGLVLKYPSFREGLIPHLEEAI